In Halictus rubicundus isolate RS-2024b chromosome 1, iyHalRubi1_principal, whole genome shotgun sequence, the sequence GCTGGCACAACTAGCATGGAGGCTAGGAACCGTAAGTGCTAGAGTAGGAGTATTGGTAGCTTACGCTTCCCTTTATGGTGGACAGTGGCTGTTAATTGTCATGGCTCTCCACTGGCTATCGATGTTGATGTGGCTGCTGCTTACTCCAGATGGTCTTTTTCACGGTGGTGAACATTTGCCTATCTTAAGGAAAACTTCTCTGGCCTCTCTGCTCGCGTTCGTTTACATATTTGCATATGTAAATTTGCATGAAACGAATCATCGCCAAAAGATGGTAAGTGATCGAATATTTACCATGTAATAATGCTAACGATAATTAGAATATTCATGTTGATAATTCCGAATGTATTTGTACAGGTAATATTTTATACAGTAATGTTTTTGGAAAACAGTCTACTTATCGGTGTATGGATAGTAGGTGTTAATAGAAGTGATCTCCTTCCACATCAACACCATCCGAATCCTGTAACTCTAGTACTCACGCTGTTAGCTTTATTTTTTGGTGGTATGTTTTTCATGGGTCTTTATTACAGGTAATTATGAAAACTTGCAATATAGTctcttcatttttatggaatattttttttcaatcgttcattTTACATTTAGATTTTTTCACGTAAGAAGATTGAGGTACGAAGCTGGTGGTAGAATGACTGCTTCGAACCTCGCAACGTTGCCGAACCAGGTATGCGCGAATAACTTCaataaaagaatgaaaaatattttatgaaaaagATTAGTGTTGCTTTTACACTAAACGAGTAATGTTTGCAGGACAATTTGGACGAGAAACAAATAGACTATACGGAAGATAAGAAAGCAAATATGGGAATGGGACGAGTCAAGTTAAGCAACGGTGGAATACCTGGAGTATTTAACTGTCGTTTCGCCAATCCAACTGTAGTAAATCcaaatcgaaagaagaagaaaccaACTACCTTTGTTCCTCCGCCATCGCAGTCCCAGACAGGAGCTGTTGCAGCTTCTATGAACGGTGTAGGAGACGCGAAGCAGTGGCTGGGTATAAACAGTAATTCGCGTCAATTAATTCCATTTTGGAAAAGATCCGTGACGTCTTCAGGTGTATTACAGGTAGCGAAATATTTCACGTCGTTCTACGTATAACACCTTTTCGAAATTTATAAACACAACACGCATCGTTTCTTTCAACTTACattcaataatttcttatttGAGGCAGAATGATCACTCGGACGATCAAAAGATCGGAGCAGACGCTGGATCTGGAGGTTCCTTGAGCGTGAATCTAATCAGGGAAAAGCTCCAAGAGAAAAAACAGCAACAGCTACGAGAATTACGCGCTATAcaagaagaaataaaagaagGAAAATTGTTCCCTCCACCGTCACAGTCGGCGTCCTCGTTCTCATCGTCAGCTGCATCGAATCAGCAGCCACCGCCTAACACGAAGTTGCATACCTCTCCTAGCTCGCCCCTGTTCACATCTGCTCCCTCCGTAGCTGATCAGAACGGAGGAGTCACGTTGTCTTCGTGGCCACCGGTGAAAATGCACTGTCTTTTACCTCCGCCACCATCTTCCTCTTATTACCCTAACGTTCATCCTTCGAATTCGTGGAGGACAACGCAGAGGGAGAGAGCGGATACTCCAGAAATTTTACTAGCACCACGGTGTCTTCCTCATCATTATTCGCATTGGGCACCATCTGCTCATGTTAATCATAGGTAAGCACACGATTGAACACTTAAGACTTAAGGGGTCAAAGTCACtaatctgtaaaatttaaaagaatgcAACCAGACGTTTAtgaataaatgtataaataaattgtagatTACGTTCGAGTCAAAATGGAGGAGAAGAAAGCTCAAGGGGCGAAGGAGAAATGGAAGGGGAAATGAGCGATATGGAGGGCAGCCAAGTATCGTTACCTCGAAGTTACACGCTTCCTCGTGAATTTAaatataatcatgcaaataataCCGCGAGAGAAAGGGAACGACGTGTAGGAAGCAGCAAGGTTACAGCAACGCGTTTCTATTTGCCTTCCACCAACAGTTCCGACGGTATGAATCCACTATAATTTGCCTTATTAATATTTCGATAAATTAACTTTAATTTGAACATGTCAACAGGAGATGTAGATAGTGCAGACAACGAAGACGAGACAGATTCCGAAGTGCAATTTCGCGTGAAAAACGGCTACGGTCATAATACTTACATTGGTGAAGAGGAGCATCAACAACATCAGCAGCAGCGATACGTGTTCGAAGCCAATGGTCAAAACGAATTCTTACATTCCAATTCGGATTCTACGGCAGCTGTCGTGATCTCtggaaattcttatttaaataattcgcAAGGAGTACAGCGACCGAATCAGCTTTTCAGAAACAGGGTTAAACACGAAACAAAACTCTGAAGTTTTATTTTTAGTAATACATATTCAGAGGTTGTACAATAGCTGATCGAAAAGTTCAGATAAAGAAAGACTGTATGTGCTGTATTTTTATACGACGATTCCTGCTTTTTGCATCGCGTGAGAGATGTCCCGTACTGCGCTATTTCCACTTTGAAACTACAAAAGTATAATTCCAATCTAACAGCGACAATATACTTGTTCCGTGTAAAATGTAAAGGATGG encodes:
- the LOC143352831 gene encoding uncharacterized protein LOC143352831 isoform X2 gives rise to the protein MAQHLQTQHQHEFLPLCDVLFNIISLASYFCDVVFDFAMVYALAHHTVAPPILFPLSIVLIATSLIISQIVSVRWYLWGARGRLTGKTITDCNISEKKENGNWAIWCVLLLHSTQVGVLWRYFKLFIPVNLTYVKHELYLLSIGINNDSNTDVGKGKETEPRDSVKLAKLTAVSAGLSLWSVCWAVASFSKGAARLRNLERLVLTWLGVLAQLAWRLGTVSARVGVLVAYASLYGGQWLLIVMALHWLSMLMWLLLTPDGLFHGGEHLPILRKTSLASLLAFVYIFAYVNLHETNHRQKMVIFYTVMFLENSLLIGVWIVGVNRSDLLPHQHHPNPVTLVLTLLALFFGGMFFMGLYYRFFHVRRLRYEAGGRMTASNLATLPNQDNLDEKQIDYTEDKKANMGMGRVKLSNGGIPGVFNCRFANPTVVNPNRKKKKPTTFVPPPSQSQTGAVAASMNGVGDAKQWLGINSNSRQLIPFWKRSVTSSGVLQNDHSDDQKIGADAGSGGSLSVNLIREKLQEKKQQQLRELRAIQEEIKEGKLFPPPSQSASSFSSSAASNQQPPPNTKLHTSPSSPLFTSAPSVADQNGGVTLSSWPPVKMHCLLPPPPSSSYYPNVHPSNSWRTTQRERADTPEILLAPRCLPHHYSHWAPSAHVNHRLRSSQNGGEESSRGEGEMEGEMSDMEGSQVSLPRSYTLPREFKYNHANNTARERERRVGSSKVTATRFYLPSTNSSDGDVDSADNEDETDSEVQFRVKNGYGHNTYIGEEEHQQHQQQRYVFEANGQNEFLHSNSDSTAAVVISGNSYLNNSQGVQRPNQLFRNRVKHETKL
- the LOC143352831 gene encoding uncharacterized protein LOC143352831 isoform X1 gives rise to the protein MAQHLQTQHQHEFLPLCDVLFNIISLASYFCDVVFDFAMVYALAHHTVAPPILFPLSIVLIATSLIISQIVSVRWYLWGARGRLTGKTITDCNISEKKENGNWAIWCVLLLHSTQVGVLWRYFKLFIPVNLTYVKHEVRELCVLRLIHAFCEAAPMLLLQLYLLSIGINNDSNTDVGKGKETEPRDSVKLAKLTAVSAGLSLWSVCWAVASFSKGAARLRNLERLVLTWLGVLAQLAWRLGTVSARVGVLVAYASLYGGQWLLIVMALHWLSMLMWLLLTPDGLFHGGEHLPILRKTSLASLLAFVYIFAYVNLHETNHRQKMVIFYTVMFLENSLLIGVWIVGVNRSDLLPHQHHPNPVTLVLTLLALFFGGMFFMGLYYRFFHVRRLRYEAGGRMTASNLATLPNQDNLDEKQIDYTEDKKANMGMGRVKLSNGGIPGVFNCRFANPTVVNPNRKKKKPTTFVPPPSQSQTGAVAASMNGVGDAKQWLGINSNSRQLIPFWKRSVTSSGVLQNDHSDDQKIGADAGSGGSLSVNLIREKLQEKKQQQLRELRAIQEEIKEGKLFPPPSQSASSFSSSAASNQQPPPNTKLHTSPSSPLFTSAPSVADQNGGVTLSSWPPVKMHCLLPPPPSSSYYPNVHPSNSWRTTQRERADTPEILLAPRCLPHHYSHWAPSAHVNHRLRSSQNGGEESSRGEGEMEGEMSDMEGSQVSLPRSYTLPREFKYNHANNTARERERRVGSSKVTATRFYLPSTNSSDGDVDSADNEDETDSEVQFRVKNGYGHNTYIGEEEHQQHQQQRYVFEANGQNEFLHSNSDSTAAVVISGNSYLNNSQGVQRPNQLFRNRVKHETKL